The Ancylobacter sp. WKF20 genome contains a region encoding:
- a CDS encoding SDR family oxidoreductase: MALRLQGKVAAITGAASGIGLECAHAMIEEGASVALVDRAADALESICAELGPKAVPVVVDLLDPVSVATMLPQILDRCGPLDIFHANAGAYIGGDVVEGDPDVWDRVLNLNVNAAFRTVHAVLPHMVERGTGDIIFTSSIAGVVPVVWEPVYTASKFAVQAFVHTVRRQVAKHGVRVGAVLPGPVVTALIKDWPQAKLDEALAAGALMEPKEVADSVIFMLTRPRNVTIRDLVILPNGTDL; this comes from the coding sequence ATGGCCTTACGGCTTCAGGGCAAGGTTGCCGCCATCACCGGCGCGGCGTCGGGCATCGGGCTGGAATGCGCCCACGCCATGATCGAGGAAGGCGCGAGCGTCGCACTCGTCGACCGTGCCGCCGATGCGCTGGAATCGATCTGCGCCGAGCTCGGCCCCAAGGCCGTGCCGGTGGTGGTCGATCTGCTCGATCCGGTGAGCGTCGCGACCATGCTGCCGCAGATCCTCGACCGTTGCGGCCCGCTCGACATCTTCCACGCCAATGCCGGCGCCTATATTGGCGGCGACGTCGTGGAGGGCGATCCCGATGTGTGGGACCGCGTGCTCAACCTCAACGTCAACGCCGCCTTCCGCACCGTCCATGCCGTGCTGCCGCACATGGTGGAGCGCGGCACCGGCGACATCATCTTCACCTCGTCGATCGCCGGGGTGGTTCCCGTCGTGTGGGAGCCGGTCTATACCGCCTCGAAATTCGCCGTGCAGGCCTTCGTCCACACCGTGCGCCGGCAGGTCGCCAAGCATGGCGTGCGGGTGGGGGCGGTGCTGCCCGGCCCGGTGGTGACCGCCCTGATCAAGGACTGGCCGCAGGCCAAGCTCGACGAGGCGCTGGCCGCCGGCGCGCTGATGGAGCCGAAAGAAGTGGCCGATTCGGTCATCTTCATGCTGACCCGTCCGCGTAACGTGACCATTCGCGACCTGGTGATTCTGCCGAACGGAACGGATCTGTGA
- a CDS encoding NAD(P)-dependent alcohol dehydrogenase, whose translation MKALVLEKKGELALRDIDLPLEVGPDDVKIAIHTVGVCGSDVHYYTHGAIGSFVVREPMVLGHEAAGTITAVGAHVKNLKVGDRVCMEPGVPNMNSRATKLGIYNVDPDVRFWATPPIHGVLTPEVVHPAAFTYKLPENVSFAEGAMVEPFAVGLQAATRARITPGDVAVVIGCGPIGIMTALAALAGGCSRVYISDLSAPKLAIAGQYPGIHPVNITERALKDVIAEETEGWGADVVFEASGSPRAYEGLFDVVRPGGTLVLIGMPVETVKFDVAAAIIKEARLETVFRYANNFDRAVNLIASGKVDLKPLISETFDFAASIEAFDRAAKGLPTDVKLQIRMP comes from the coding sequence GTGAAAGCACTCGTTCTGGAAAAGAAGGGCGAACTCGCGCTGAGGGACATCGACCTCCCCCTCGAGGTCGGCCCCGATGACGTGAAGATCGCCATCCACACCGTCGGCGTCTGCGGCAGCGACGTGCACTACTACACGCATGGCGCCATCGGCTCCTTCGTGGTGCGCGAGCCCATGGTGCTCGGCCATGAGGCCGCCGGCACCATCACGGCGGTCGGCGCCCATGTGAAGAACCTCAAGGTCGGCGACCGGGTCTGCATGGAACCGGGCGTGCCGAACATGAACTCGCGCGCCACCAAGCTCGGCATCTACAATGTCGACCCGGACGTGCGCTTCTGGGCGACGCCGCCGATCCATGGCGTGCTCACCCCTGAGGTCGTCCACCCGGCCGCCTTCACCTACAAGCTGCCGGAGAACGTCTCCTTCGCGGAAGGGGCCATGGTCGAGCCCTTCGCGGTCGGCCTGCAGGCGGCGACGCGCGCGCGCATCACCCCCGGCGATGTGGCGGTGGTGATCGGCTGCGGCCCGATCGGCATCATGACCGCGCTCGCCGCCCTCGCTGGCGGCTGCTCGCGCGTCTACATCTCCGACCTCTCCGCCCCCAAGCTCGCCATCGCCGGCCAGTATCCGGGCATTCACCCGGTCAACATCACCGAGCGGGCGCTGAAGGATGTGATCGCCGAGGAAACCGAGGGCTGGGGCGCCGATGTGGTGTTCGAGGCCAGCGGCTCGCCGCGCGCCTATGAGGGGCTGTTCGACGTGGTGCGGCCGGGCGGCACGCTGGTGCTGATCGGCATGCCGGTGGAGACGGTGAAGTTCGATGTTGCCGCCGCCATCATCAAGGAAGCGCGGCTCGAGACCGTGTTCCGCTACGCCAACAATTTCGACCGCGCGGTGAACCTCATCGCCTCCGGCAAGGTCGATCTCAAGCCGCTGATCTCCGAGACCTTCGACTTCGCCGCCAGCATCGAGGCCTTCGACCGCGCCGCCAAGGGCCTGCCGACCGACGTGAAGCTGCAGATCCGCATGCCGTGA
- the ugpC gene encoding sn-glycerol-3-phosphate ABC transporter ATP-binding protein UgpC, translating into MTFLRLDNIKKNYGDVSVIKGVSFSAAKGEFVVFVGPSGCGKSTLLRMIAGLEDVSEGQLHIDGRDVTYEEPAKREVSMVFQSYALYPHMSVFENMAFGLRMAKKPEAEIKAQVAEAARILQLEHLLDRKPRALSGGQRQRVAIGRSIVRHPKLFLFDEPLSNLDAELRSQMRVEIAKLHRSLGATMVYVTHDQIEAMTLADRIVVLRAGLVEQIGSPTELYDKPANTFVAGFIGSPKMNFITAKVRATGPSALVLEGTAFVGGTLTVETPSAGKAKVGDTLTVGLRPEHLTVEPAQPVLALTLDFAESLGGSTQLYARGEGEPIIVLTAGRPALQPGDALKLGIDPRHIYLFDAAGLAL; encoded by the coding sequence ATGACCTTCCTGCGACTGGACAACATCAAAAAGAATTATGGCGACGTCTCCGTCATCAAGGGCGTCAGCTTCTCGGCGGCGAAGGGCGAGTTCGTGGTGTTCGTCGGCCCCTCGGGCTGCGGCAAGTCCACGCTGCTGCGCATGATCGCCGGCCTTGAGGATGTCAGCGAGGGCCAGCTGCATATTGACGGGCGCGACGTGACCTATGAGGAGCCCGCCAAGCGCGAGGTCTCCATGGTGTTCCAGTCCTACGCGCTCTACCCGCATATGAGCGTGTTCGAGAACATGGCCTTCGGCCTGCGCATGGCCAAGAAGCCGGAAGCCGAGATCAAGGCGCAGGTGGCCGAGGCCGCCCGCATCCTCCAGCTCGAACACCTGCTCGACCGCAAGCCGCGCGCCCTCTCCGGCGGCCAGCGCCAGCGCGTCGCCATTGGCCGCTCCATCGTGCGGCACCCGAAACTCTTCCTGTTCGACGAGCCGCTCTCCAACCTCGACGCCGAGCTGCGCTCGCAGATGCGCGTGGAGATCGCCAAGCTGCACCGCAGCCTCGGCGCCACCATGGTCTATGTCACCCACGACCAGATCGAGGCGATGACGCTGGCCGACCGCATCGTCGTGCTGCGCGCCGGCCTCGTCGAGCAGATCGGATCGCCGACCGAGCTTTATGACAAGCCGGCCAACACCTTTGTCGCCGGCTTCATCGGCTCGCCCAAGATGAACTTCATCACCGCCAAGGTCCGCGCTACCGGCCCGTCCGCGCTGGTGCTGGAAGGCACGGCCTTCGTCGGCGGCACGCTGACGGTCGAGACCCCCTCCGCGGGCAAGGCGAAGGTGGGCGACACCCTCACCGTCGGCCTGCGCCCCGAACATCTCACCGTCGAGCCCGCCCAGCCGGTGCTGGCCCTCACCCTCGATTTCGCCGAGAGCCTTGGCGGCTCGACGCAGCTCTATGCCCGTGGCGAGGGCGAGCCGATCATCGTGCTCACCGCCGGCCGCCCCGCCCTCCAGCCGGGCGACGCGCTGAAGCTCGGCATCGACCCCCGCCACATCTATCTCTTCGACGCCGCCGGCCTCGCCCTCTGA
- a CDS encoding sugar-binding domain-containing protein → MNMVGRERKLVEAQEIEAAQIRARVAWLYFVGGLTQQEIADQLGLTRLRTNKILGQVRSDGSVQIDIRLPMADCIDAERKLMARYGLEAASVVPALPDEGEQQRVIGEAAGAELDRLLENGMGLGVGWGKTLAAGLKRVTARPLSQCYVTSVMGGLTRGSGSSTFEVATGYARTISAECYYLAAPLYFPTPESRTMLLSHHGISETMRRARAVDVALLSCGDMTTRSLLVQTQTVSENLEGLRAAGAVGDLLGVFLDADGRPVDHPLNERVLSLAPHEVASARYSILASGGLYKVPIVRAILRAGYVKRLVTDERCAAALLES, encoded by the coding sequence ATGAACATGGTCGGGCGCGAACGCAAGCTGGTGGAAGCTCAGGAGATCGAGGCGGCGCAGATCCGCGCCCGCGTCGCCTGGCTGTATTTCGTCGGCGGCCTGACCCAGCAGGAGATCGCCGACCAGCTTGGCCTCACGCGCCTGCGCACCAACAAGATCCTCGGCCAGGTCCGCTCCGACGGCTCGGTGCAGATCGACATCCGCCTGCCCATGGCCGACTGCATCGACGCCGAGCGCAAGCTGATGGCGCGCTATGGGCTGGAGGCGGCGAGCGTCGTGCCGGCGCTGCCGGATGAGGGCGAGCAGCAGCGCGTCATCGGCGAGGCCGCCGGCGCCGAGCTCGACCGGCTGCTGGAGAACGGCATGGGCCTCGGCGTCGGCTGGGGCAAGACGCTGGCCGCCGGGCTGAAGCGCGTCACCGCTCGCCCGCTCTCGCAATGCTACGTCACCTCCGTCATGGGCGGGCTCACCCGCGGCTCGGGATCGAGCACCTTCGAGGTGGCGACCGGCTATGCCCGCACCATCTCGGCCGAGTGCTACTACCTCGCCGCTCCGCTCTATTTCCCCACGCCCGAGAGCCGCACCATGCTGCTCTCCCATCACGGCATCAGCGAAACCATGCGCCGCGCCCGCGCGGTGGATGTGGCGCTGCTGTCCTGCGGCGACATGACGACCCGCTCGCTGCTGGTGCAGACGCAGACCGTCTCGGAAAATCTCGAGGGCCTGCGCGCCGCCGGCGCCGTGGGCGATCTGCTCGGCGTGTTCCTCGATGCCGATGGCCGCCCGGTCGACCACCCGCTCAATGAGCGCGTGCTGTCGCTGGCGCCGCATGAAGTGGCCTCGGCGCGCTACTCGATCCTTGCCTCGGGCGGCCTCTACAAGGTGCCGATCGTGCGGGCGATCCTGCGCGCCGGCTATGTGAAACGACTGGTGACCGACGAGCGCTGCGCCGCCGCGCTGCTGGAGAGCTGA